A genomic stretch from Mesoplodon densirostris isolate mMesDen1 chromosome 3, mMesDen1 primary haplotype, whole genome shotgun sequence includes:
- the LOC132485520 gene encoding cytochrome c oxidase subunit 7B, mitochondrial-like: MFLLAKNALSGLRVRSIPQTMARQSHQKRAPDFHDKYGNAVLASGATFCVAVWAYTATQIGIEWNLSPVGRVTPKEWREQ, encoded by the coding sequence ATGTTTCTCTTGGCCAAAAACGCACTAAGTGGTCTCAGAGTTCGAAGCATTCCGCAAACAATGGCAAGGCAGAGCCACCAGAAGCGGGCACCTGATTTCCATGACAAATATGGTAATGCTGTATTAGCAAGTGGAGCCACTTTCTGTGTTGCTGTATGGGCATATACAGCAACACAAATTGGAATAGAATGGAACCTGTCCCCTGTTGGCAGAGTCACCCCAAAGGAATGGAGAGAACAGTGA